A single window of Sander lucioperca isolate FBNREF2018 chromosome 22, SLUC_FBN_1.2, whole genome shotgun sequence DNA harbors:
- the arf2b gene encoding ADP-ribosylation factor 2b, protein MGNIFASLFKGLFGKKEMRILMVGLDAAGKTTILYKLKLGEIVTTIPTIGFNVETVEYKNISFTVWDVGGQDKIRPLWRHYFQNTQGLIFVVDSNDRERVNEAREELSRMLAEDELRDAVLLVFANKQDLPNAMNAAEITDKLGLHALRQRSWYIQATCATSGDGLYEGLDWLSNQLKNQK, encoded by the exons ATGGGGAATATATTTGCAAGCTTATTCAAAGGCCTTTTCGGCAAAAAAGAGATGAGGATTCTTATGGTTGGGCTTGATGCTGCTGGAAAAACAACCATCTTATATAAACTGAAGCTTGGAGAGATAGTCACCACCATTCCCACCATTG GTTTTAACGTTGAAACTGTAGAATACAAGAACATCAGCTTCACAGTGTGGGATGTGGGCGGTCAGGACAAAATCAGGCCGCTGTGGCGCCACTACTTCCAGAACACTCAAg gGCTTATCTTCGTGGTGGACAGCAACGACAGGGAGAGAGTGAACGAGGCGAGGGAGGAGCTGTCCAGAATGCTTGCTGAGGACGAACTCAGAGACGCTGTGCTGCTCGTTTTTGCAAATAAACAG gaTCTCCCCAACGCTATGAATGCTGCAGAGATCACAGACAAGCTGGGCCTGCACGCCCTCCGTCAGCGCAGCTGGTACATCCAGGCCACCTGCGCCACCAGCGGGGACGGCCTGTACGAGGGCCTGGACTGGCTCTCCAACCAGCTGAAGAACCAGAAATGA